The genome window CCTTGACCGGCACGGTGGCTATGGCGGCTATTTCGCGGCCAAGCGGCGGTTGTTCGCGGAGGGCGGGCCGGACCGGGCGGTGATTGGCGTGGATGAGCCGGAGGGGCGCTATCTGGCCGGGCAGATGAGCGAGGGGCCCGGCGATGACCGGGTGATCCGGGTGAGCGCGGGGCAGAAGCTGGCGGGTGCGGGGTGGAACGTGTTCGTGCGCAAGGGCTTTCTCGCCGAATGGCGCAAGGGGCGGCAGGTGGCCTCGATCGACCTGCGCGATGTGCCGGGTCTGCCGGGGGCGCACAACCATCAGAACGCCTGCGCCGCCTATGCCGCCTGCCGGACGCTGGGGCTGGGGCCGAAGGACATTGAACGCGCGTTCAGGAGCTTTGAGGGGCTGCCCCATCGCTCGCAGCGGATTGCCGAGGCAGGGGGCGTCTTTTACGTCAACGACAGCAAGGCGACCAACGTGGACAGCGCCGCCAAGGCGCTTGCGGCCTTTGACTCGATCCGCTGGATCTGCGGCGGGCTGGAGAAGGAGGGCGGGCTGGACGGGCTGAAGGGCGCGCTTGGCAAGGTGGTGAAGGCCTATGTGATCGGGCGCGAGGCGGAGGGCTTTGCGATGCGGCTGGGGCCGGAGGTGGAGGCCGAGGTTTGCACCACGATGGCGCAGGCGGTGGCGCGGGCGGTGGCGGAGGCGCAGCCGGGCGATACGGTGCTGCTGGCGCCTGCGGCGGCGAGCTTCGACCAGTACGA of Oceanicola sp. 502str15 contains these proteins:
- the murD gene encoding UDP-N-acetylmuramoyl-L-alanine--D-glutamate ligase, encoding MIPVRGFDGAVVAVLGLGRSGLTAARALAAGGAEVVGWDDGESGRAKAEAEGIVLRDLTRAGAFEGVACLVTSPGIAHLYPAPHPAIAAALEAGVPVDNDIGLFFRSFATEDWDRFDVAPKVVAVTGSNGKSTTSALIDHILSEAGRASQLAGNIGRGVLDIEPAEDGGVVVLELSSYQTDLARALTPDVAVFTNLSPDHLDRHGGYGGYFAAKRRLFAEGGPDRAVIGVDEPEGRYLAGQMSEGPGDDRVIRVSAGQKLAGAGWNVFVRKGFLAEWRKGRQVASIDLRDVPGLPGAHNHQNACAAYAACRTLGLGPKDIERAFRSFEGLPHRSQRIAEAGGVFYVNDSKATNVDSAAKALAAFDSIRWICGGLEKEGGLDGLKGALGKVVKAYVIGREAEGFAMRLGPEVEAEVCTTMAQAVARAVAEAQPGDTVLLAPAAASFDQYDSFEKRGEDFAAKVRAALGEGG